Part of the Subtercola frigoramans genome, TACCGACAAGCGGCACCAGCGAGAGCAGAAAGGCGATGAATGCCAGAAGCACCGGCAATGGCGCCCCGATGATCGAGAGGAAGATGAAGCTCAGAATGCCGTTGACAAGCGCCAACGCAATCTGACCCACGACGTAGCGACCGACCGCCTGCGTGATCTGCTCCGTGATTTCAGCGAAGTTCGCGCGCTTCGTTGCCGGGACGAACCGGTACGTGACCCGCTTCATCGACCGAAGCGACGCGAGGAAGTACAGCGTCAGGATCAGCACGATGACAGACCCCGTCACACCGCTGGCCACTCCGGCCCCGACAGCCAGGATCCCGCCGCCGAGGGAGAGCACCTTGTCGGGGCTGAAGAAGGTCTGCACATTCTTGATGACGTCGTCGACGCTGACGACCCCGGCCAGTTGGTTCTCGAGGTTCTTGACCCAGTCCGAGTTCTGCAGGTTCGTCATGTACGTCGGAAAGTTGTTGACGAGGTTTGTCGTCTGTTCGACGATGATCGGGATGATCGTGAACAACAGCCCCGCGAGAATGAGCACCACGACACCGAACACGATTCCGATGGCGAGAGCCCTGGGCATCCGCTTGGAAAGGCGCGAGACCAGCGGGTCGAGGCCGAGGGCTATGAAGAGCGCGACGCCGACGTAGATCAGCACCGTGCCCAGTTGGGTGACCAACCCGCCGATCACCAATGCCACGAGCACACCGAGCGCCCCGAGGAGCCCGATCTTGAAGGCATTCACCTGGGCGAACGTCTCCGTGCCCTGCGTGATGGTCTGAACCTCGGGCGAAATACTGGCCGGACTCGGTGGTGGTGTGTGACGCCTGCTCATCCTCATGGTTCGACTGTATTGCCCCGGCAGTCAGATCAGGCGCAACCATACTGCCGATTGACAAGCATTCGCCGGTTGGGTATCCGTACCGCGGCGTAGCGAGAATCTCTCGAGCAGCGGGCGGGTCAGTACAGCAGCATTGTGAGGCGACGGCGGGCAGCCGTCACCCGGGGGTCTTCGAGACCGACCACTTCGAACAGATCGAGGAGCCGGGTGCGCAACACGTCTTTCGCCGGCGCGTCCGCTCTGGCCGACGCAGAAGCGAAGAGGGTCAGAATGCGGTCGAAGGCGTCGTCGATGTGCCCGCCGGACACGTCGAGATCGGCGACGAGGAGTTGCGCGTCGAGGTTGTCGGGTTGGGCCGCTGCCTGCGCCCGGATATCGTCGAGCGTGTGGCCGGTGAGGCGGTCGAGTAACTTCACCTGGGCGAGGCCGGCAACGGCGAGCTGGTCGCGAGGGCTCTGCGCGAGCGCCGTCTCGTACTCTGCGATGGCCGCCTTGTAGTCCCCTCGCGAGATGGCTTCGTACGCTTCGGCGTGGTGCGGAGGGAGTACCTCCTCTGCGACGTCTGCCGGGTCTGCCACGCTTCCCTCGGGACGTGCGCCTGTGCGCCCGTCTTCGGGCTCGGCGCGGCCGGTGACGCCATTCTGATCAGCGAGTTGCACCACCTGCTCGAGCACGTCGCGGATGCTCTGCTCCGGCTGCGCGCCCTCGAACAGTGCTACGGGTCGCCCAGCGATGATTGCCGCAACGGTCGGCACGGACTGCGCCTGGAAGGCCTCGGTCAGCTGCGGGTTCGTGTCGGTCTCGACCCTGACCAGCACGAATTGGCCGGAGTACTCCAGAATCAGCTTCTGCATCAGCGGGGCAAGCATCCGGGATCCGTCAGACCACGATGCCCACAACTCGACGATGACGGCAACAGAGTTCGAGAGTTCGAGAATCTGCGAGAACGACGCATCAGTGCCGTCGAGAAGCAGACTGGGAACCGTGACGACGCCGCCCGGCCCAGCCGCGACGCCGTCGGCACCCTGTGACGGGGCCGAGCCCGCCGGAGAGTTCGCCCGGTTCACCAACGACGACAGGTCGACCGCACCTCGCAGGCTCGCGGCGGAGGGGGGAACCTGGCTCACGGCAACTCCTTTGCACTCAAGAGACCCTGAGCGAACCCGAGAAGTCTGACCTTCGAGGTGTCGCCCGACGGTGGGATATAGAACAGCAACTGGTAATCGTAGATCGCCTCGGTGCCCTTTGTCGACGAGGTGACGCCGGAGGCGGCCTTCACCCCGCCTTCCGGGCTCACTGTCGCACCGGCCTCGACCACCTTGACAGTCTCCGACTCCCTGATGTTGAGGGCGACAATCGCACCCGACTGGTTCGTGGCCAGTGAGATGATCTCGCCTGCTCCGGCGACCTTTGCAAATTCGATGCTCGCCGTATTGGGCAGCGCCGCCTTTTTCGCGTTCTTGTAGTCGACGCCGACGCTCGTGCGGAGCGTGTCTCCCGTTGCATCGAATTTGTCGAAGTACGGGCTCTGGTCTCCGACAGCCAGGATGTCTGCATAACCGGTCGCTGCGTCGGCCGGCGTGATCGACAGGAGCTTGCTGTCGTCTGCCAGGCGCGAGGTGCCGACAGTTGCCGGGGCGACAGGGGGCAGTGTCGTGTCTGGCTCGAGCGGAATGGCGTAGTACACCTTGTAGGCGCTTCGCGGGGTGTCCTGGACCATCATCAGTGACAGTGGCGCAACGGTCGCATCCGTGTTCTCAGCGATGGCGAAGACGGTGCGAGGCCAGGACTCTGTGGCCTGTGGCAACACAACCGAGGCCGGCCCGACAGGAATGACCTGGGGGGCCGGGTAGGAAGGATCTGCGGCCCTGATCTTGTACGTTGCGGTGCGCAGCTCGAGAGCGGGCCCCGTGACCCGCGCGGCCAGCGCAGTCGCGTCTGAGGCGGCATCCGCCGCTGTGGTCGTGGCACTGACCCGGGCGAGAACCGCGTCGAGCTGGGTCTCGCTGACCACGGGCGGCGGCCCGGATTCTGGAGTCGGAACAGGCGTCGGTGTGCCGGTCGTCTCCGACGGAGTCGAACTCGGTGCAGGAGTTCCGTCGGTGGAGACG contains:
- a CDS encoding AI-2E family transporter produces the protein MRMSRRHTPPPSPASISPEVQTITQGTETFAQVNAFKIGLLGALGVLVALVIGGLVTQLGTVLIYVGVALFIALGLDPLVSRLSKRMPRALAIGIVFGVVVLILAGLLFTIIPIIVEQTTNLVNNFPTYMTNLQNSDWVKNLENQLAGVVSVDDVIKNVQTFFSPDKVLSLGGGILAVGAGVASGVTGSVIVLILTLYFLASLRSMKRVTYRFVPATKRANFAEITEQITQAVGRYVVGQIALALVNGILSFIFLSIIGAPLPVLLAFIAFLLSLVPLVGTITGSVIIVLVCLLASPLTALVAAIYYLIYMQVEAYVLSPRIMNRAVSVPGAVVVIGAVAGGTVGGVLGALVAIPVAASAIIIIEKVVFPKQDAK
- a CDS encoding tetratricopeptide repeat protein, which produces MSQVPPSAASLRGAVDLSSLVNRANSPAGSAPSQGADGVAAGPGGVVTVPSLLLDGTDASFSQILELSNSVAVIVELWASWSDGSRMLAPLMQKLILEYSGQFVLVRVETDTNPQLTEAFQAQSVPTVAAIIAGRPVALFEGAQPEQSIRDVLEQVVQLADQNGVTGRAEPEDGRTGARPEGSVADPADVAEEVLPPHHAEAYEAISRGDYKAAIAEYETALAQSPRDQLAVAGLAQVKLLDRLTGHTLDDIRAQAAAQPDNLDAQLLVADLDVSGGHIDDAFDRILTLFASASARADAPAKDVLRTRLLDLFEVVGLEDPRVTAARRRLTMLLY